The Hypomesus transpacificus isolate Combined female chromosome 6, fHypTra1, whole genome shotgun sequence genomic interval tagcgcttttctaCCTTAGTGGTAAGAGGTAGAAAgcactcaaagcgctttacaatgtttgcctctcattcaccaattcatactcacactcacacatactgacGGCAGTGAGCTACTATGCAAGGCACCGGCctgcccatcgggagcaacttggggttcagagtcATGCTCAAGGATATTTCAGTACATGACCTAGGAGGAGTCGGGGATCAAACCGCCAACCTTGCGATTAACAGacaaccctctctaccccctgagccacagccaACTTTATGATAAACTATTTCAGCAACATTACAATCTGTGTCAATGGGACTAAAAAAGATTAATCGATGTGCAGCAACTGGTGCATGATAGAATTAGATATCAATATGAGCATGGTCATTAGATTCAAAGCTTTCCCATTCAACTAAAATCAATCTAGGGGCATCACAGAGAACAAAATAAAAAGGGGGACAAGTCGTCCATGGAAAATACAGCTAACATATGAGCTACAAACCAATCTTTTAACAAATTGATTTCTTGTGTATAAAAGCCTAAACTACAATAGGTTTAAAAAGCCACTTGGAACTCACTTAATCACATTTATCCATTTCTTCAGCTGTGGCAGGTGAGCCTGGCGCTCCAGGTGCCCCAGGTGAACCCGGACCAATGGGCCCACCTGGACCTTCTGGGAAGAGTGGTGTGGGACACCCTGGACCAAAGGGTCCACCTGGCCCCGCTGGACCAGCCGGCTATTCTTCCTCTGGTAAGCCTGGCAACCCAGGTGGTCCTGGAAAACCAGGTAGCAACGGCATGCCTGGAGAGAAAGGCCATACTGGGGCAACTGGAGCTATGGGTCCAAGAGGATCACCTGGCTCACCAGGAAGTCCTGGACCAGCTGGACTCTCCTCCGTGGGCAAACCTGGCCCACACGGCTTACCTGGAGGAATGGGGCCAAGAGGTGAGCCCGGACTGAAAGGACATCCAGGTATTCCAGGTCTGCCAGGCCAGAAGGGTGAGACAGGACACGGTATCCCTGGAGCGAATGGCGCGAGAGGACCAGTGGGACCAATGGGTCCTTCTGGTCAGCCTGGTCAGCCTGGCATTGGTAAATCTGGTGCACCTGGGTACCCTGGGGAACCTGGGAAGAGTGGCGCACCTGGTAGAGATGGAGTTCCAGGATCTATGGGTATGCAAGGGCCAAAGGGCCACActggggcccctggggtgggAGCACCAGGAAAGCCAGGTGAGAATGGTACCCCTGGTGTGCCCGGAGGTATGGGAGTTAAAGGTCCCCAGGGACCCGCTGGGCAGCCTGGTTCACCTGGCATGCCAGGTGTTGGAAAATCAGGTACTCCTGGGCACCCAGGTGACAGAGGCGCTCCAGGTACATCAGGAACCACTGGTCAGAAGGGAGAGCCAGGCCCAACAGGTTTTACTGGTCAGCCAGGTGCTACTGGGTCTATGGGCCCTGCTGGTCCACAGGGAGCTAGAGGTTTCCAGGGAGAGTCAGGTGTGCAGGGACCTAAAGGTGATATTGGCCTGATGGGAGCCCCAGGGGCAAAGGGAACCAAGGGTGACCAGGGAGCTCAGGGTTACTCAGGTAAATCAGGTATCCCAGGTGCAGGGGGCCCTGCAGGCGCAAGAGGTGCTACCGGGCCTCAGGGCAACAAGGGTGAGCAGGGTCATACCGGCGCTACAGGTATTCCAGGCGCAATGGGCATACCAGGAGCAAAGGGACACACTGGTGCCCCTGGCCTTCCAGGG includes:
- the col10a1b gene encoding collagen alpha-1(X) chain, whose protein sequence is MDIRVTSVLLVLLAVVEATPERYYHVQKVAKHAYPTKTQTVAGEPGAPGAPGEPGPMGPPGPSGKSGVGHPGPKGPPGPAGPAGYSSSGKPGNPGGPGKPGSNGMPGEKGHTGATGAMGPRGSPGSPGSPGPAGLSSVGKPGPHGLPGGMGPRGEPGLKGHPGIPGLPGQKGETGHGIPGANGARGPVGPMGPSGQPGQPGIGKSGAPGYPGEPGKSGAPGRDGVPGSMGMQGPKGHTGAPGVGAPGKPGENGTPGVPGGMGVKGPQGPAGQPGSPGMPGVGKSGTPGHPGDRGAPGTSGTTGQKGEPGPTGFTGQPGATGSMGPAGPQGARGFQGESGVQGPKGDIGLMGAPGAKGTKGDQGAQGYSGKSGIPGAGGPAGARGATGPQGNKGEQGHTGATGIPGAMGIPGAKGHTGAPGLPGQRGDNGIPGAMGRVGPSGPSGPPGTKGHQGHPGPPGPAGAMAKGISGPQGPPGAPGSRGNDGTPGPSGPPGPPGPPGEMVYHHEKSMPMKSHEIVMPHHEMMKAPMSAFSAVLTRAYPTAGAPIQFDQILYNGEHHYDPHSGMFTCQVPGLYFFSYHMHVNGANALVALYKNEEPIMFSYDEYNKGFLDQLSGSTVLMLQAHDTVYIQVPDEETNGIFAADNVHCSFSGFLIAST